The Amycolatopsis sp. DG1A-15b genome window below encodes:
- a CDS encoding endo alpha-1,4 polygalactosaminidase encodes MKRSLPVHGKRFASFTAAGALAVGTLTAVAAPASAAITLPPQAAGFDYQIGGAYTPPSGVQIVSRDVSAAPASGKYNICYLNAFQAQKGQDGDWPSDLLLRDSSGNKVVDPDWQETLLDLRTADKRSRVAAKVGSWIDTCASKGYQAIEPDNYDSYSRSENLLTTTHAQEYIKLLSARAHGKNLAIAQKNTPELAGNRVANGLDFAVTEECGEYEECADYAGPFNNRVVDVEYTASGMSKGCPEWKSKISIVRRDLYVVPQGTSGYVRKTC; translated from the coding sequence ATGAAGCGTTCTCTCCCCGTCCACGGCAAGCGATTCGCTTCTTTCACCGCGGCGGGCGCGCTGGCCGTCGGCACGCTCACCGCGGTCGCCGCACCGGCCTCGGCCGCGATCACCCTGCCCCCGCAGGCCGCCGGGTTCGACTACCAGATCGGCGGCGCCTACACCCCGCCGTCCGGGGTGCAGATCGTCAGCCGCGACGTCTCCGCGGCCCCGGCGAGCGGCAAGTACAACATCTGCTACCTCAACGCTTTCCAGGCCCAGAAAGGCCAGGACGGCGACTGGCCGAGCGACCTGCTGCTCCGCGATTCCAGCGGCAACAAGGTCGTCGACCCGGACTGGCAGGAAACGCTGCTCGACCTGCGCACCGCCGACAAGCGCAGCCGGGTCGCGGCCAAGGTCGGCAGCTGGATCGACACGTGCGCCTCGAAGGGGTACCAGGCGATCGAGCCGGACAACTACGACAGCTACAGCCGGTCCGAGAACCTGCTCACCACCACGCACGCGCAGGAGTACATCAAGCTCCTGTCCGCCCGCGCGCACGGCAAGAACCTCGCCATCGCCCAGAAGAACACCCCGGAGCTGGCCGGCAACCGGGTCGCCAACGGCCTCGACTTCGCCGTCACCGAAGAATGCGGTGAATACGAGGAATGCGCCGACTACGCCGGCCCGTTCAACAACCGGGTGGTCGACGTCGAGTACACCGCTTCGGGCATGAGCAAGGGTTGCCCGGAGTGGAAGAGCAAGATCAGCATCGTCCGGCGTGACCTGTACGTGGTGCCCCAGGGAACGAGCGGATACGTCCGCAAGACCTGCTGA
- a CDS encoding DeoR/GlpR family DNA-binding transcription regulator has protein sequence MATRKRSATRAERLSEMLRVLADTGSLHVGELSTRFGVSSATLRRDLAKLEEQRLLTRTHGGARPRGRTHEVPPPYRENRSRDAKRAIVHAAIRTLPTGPHVIALTGGSTTSELARELPGRADLTVVTNALNIAMDLALHPRLKLVVVGGVARPQSYELVGPWAEHVLASISVGTAFVGVDGIDATAGITTHDENEARTNRAMLGRAQRVVVLADGSKLGRTTLARMGDIQDVHEVITDASAAPGAVAAIRRAGVRVTVVEVSSAQDR, from the coding sequence ATGGCCACGCGGAAGAGGAGCGCCACCCGGGCCGAACGGCTCTCGGAGATGTTGCGGGTGCTCGCGGACACCGGCTCGCTGCACGTGGGTGAGCTGTCCACCCGGTTCGGCGTCTCCTCCGCCACGCTGCGGCGCGATCTGGCCAAACTGGAGGAACAGCGGCTGCTGACCCGCACCCACGGCGGCGCGCGGCCCCGGGGGCGCACGCACGAGGTGCCGCCGCCCTACCGGGAAAACCGGTCCCGGGACGCCAAACGCGCCATCGTGCACGCGGCGATCCGCACACTGCCGACCGGGCCGCACGTGATCGCCCTGACCGGCGGCTCCACCACGAGCGAACTCGCCAGGGAACTGCCCGGCCGGGCGGACCTGACGGTGGTCACGAACGCGTTGAACATCGCGATGGACCTGGCCCTGCACCCTCGGCTGAAGCTGGTCGTCGTCGGCGGGGTCGCCCGGCCCCAGTCCTACGAGCTGGTCGGGCCATGGGCCGAGCACGTGCTGGCCTCGATCAGCGTCGGCACGGCGTTCGTCGGCGTGGACGGCATCGACGCGACGGCGGGCATCACCACGCACGACGAGAACGAGGCCCGGACCAACCGCGCCATGCTCGGCCGCGCCCAGCGGGTGGTCGTGCTGGCCGACGGCAGCAAGCTCGGGCGCACCACCCTCGCCCGCATGGGTGACATCCAGGACGTGCACGAGGTCATCACCGACGCCTCCGCCGCGCCCGGCGCGGTCGCGGCGATCCGCCGGGCCGGGGTCCGGGTCACCGTGGTCGAGGTCAGCTCCGCCCAGGACCGCTGA
- a CDS encoding SIS domain-containing protein, whose amino-acid sequence MHSSGRWSGDSWTAREIGQQPATWLRVAEAVRRARPEIEKLIGLPGRRIVLTGAGTSAFVGEVVARDLARHLGRPVEAIATTEIVADPLAVVVDDRPIVLVSFARSGNSPESVAAADLLHRLTPGLRHLVITCDPGGQLARRWSGAGNAVVVALPDEVNDRGFAMTSSFTGMALAALLAFGVDVDVEALARAGTAVLDGAADHAPSISGAKPARLVFLGSGPLRGLAREAALKCLELTRGEVVGIADSALGFRHGPKSVLDERTIAVVFRSTDPHARRYDGDIARELVQSLGEERVVVVGGDDAEEFGGARVWPVPSPPGIPLAGYALLAVIAAQTTALACSLALGVTPDNPFPEGEVNRVVQGVVIHDFDPAEVG is encoded by the coding sequence ATGCACAGCAGCGGGCGGTGGTCCGGCGACAGCTGGACCGCGCGGGAGATCGGGCAGCAGCCCGCCACCTGGCTCCGGGTGGCGGAGGCCGTACGGCGGGCCCGGCCGGAAATCGAGAAGCTGATCGGGCTCCCCGGACGGCGGATCGTGCTCACCGGTGCGGGTACCTCGGCGTTCGTCGGCGAGGTCGTGGCCCGCGATCTCGCGCGGCACCTCGGCCGTCCGGTCGAGGCGATCGCAACGACGGAGATCGTCGCCGATCCGCTCGCCGTGGTCGTGGACGACCGGCCGATCGTGCTGGTGTCCTTCGCGCGCAGTGGCAACAGTCCCGAGTCCGTCGCGGCGGCGGACCTGCTGCACCGGCTGACGCCCGGGCTGCGGCACCTGGTGATCACCTGCGACCCGGGCGGACAGCTGGCGCGGCGGTGGTCCGGCGCCGGGAACGCGGTCGTGGTGGCCCTGCCGGACGAGGTCAACGACCGCGGATTCGCGATGACCTCGTCGTTCACCGGGATGGCGCTGGCGGCCCTGCTCGCCTTCGGCGTGGACGTCGACGTCGAGGCGCTGGCGCGCGCCGGGACGGCGGTGCTGGACGGTGCCGCGGACCACGCGCCGTCGATTTCCGGCGCCAAGCCGGCCCGGCTGGTGTTCCTCGGCTCCGGGCCGCTTCGCGGGCTGGCCCGGGAGGCCGCGCTCAAGTGCCTCGAGCTGACCCGGGGTGAGGTGGTCGGCATCGCCGATTCCGCGCTGGGCTTCCGGCACGGACCGAAGTCGGTGCTCGACGAGCGCACCATCGCCGTGGTCTTCCGCTCCACCGATCCGCACGCGCGGCGGTACGACGGGGACATCGCGCGCGAGCTGGTGCAGTCCCTCGGCGAGGAGCGGGTGGTCGTGGTGGGCGGGGACGACGCGGAAGAGTTCGGCGGAGCCCGGGTCTGGCCCGTGCCCTCGCCCCCCGGCATCCCCCTTGCCGGTTACGCGTTGCTGGCCGTGATCGCGGCGCAGACCACGGCGCTCGCGTGCTCGCTCGCGCTGGGCGTCACCCCGGACAACCCCTTCCCCGAAGGGGAGGTGAACCGCGTCGTGCAGGGCGTGGTCATCCACGATTTCGATCCCGCGGAGGTGGGCTGA